A portion of the Rhodococcus pseudokoreensis genome contains these proteins:
- a CDS encoding CPBP family intramembrane glutamic endopeptidase, whose translation MTLAVQDAGAVDDEKSGARAKRPVLHAYLDIAIVVVVLAATNLIAHFTTAWASIATVPIAAVVLLVLTRRRGLGWAELGLSPRHWRKGSLYALAAMGLVIGVVAIGAALPITRPFFMADRYATLSGALIASMIVIPLQTVIPEELAFRGVLHGTLDRVYGARGVFAAGSLMFGLWHIASSLGLTSGNKGLSSFLGGGVLGQVLGILAAVVATAAAGIVFTWLRRRSGSLIAPIALHWSLNGAGALAAAVVWHTTMA comes from the coding sequence ATGACCCTTGCAGTCCAGGACGCCGGAGCCGTCGACGACGAGAAGTCCGGTGCACGTGCCAAGCGGCCCGTACTGCACGCCTACCTCGACATCGCGATCGTGGTGGTCGTCCTCGCGGCCACGAATCTGATCGCGCATTTCACCACCGCGTGGGCCAGCATCGCGACCGTTCCCATCGCCGCCGTCGTGCTGCTCGTGCTCACCCGGCGCCGCGGACTCGGCTGGGCCGAACTGGGGCTCTCGCCCCGGCACTGGCGCAAGGGGTCGCTGTACGCCCTCGCGGCGATGGGCCTCGTGATCGGCGTCGTCGCGATCGGTGCCGCCCTGCCGATCACCCGTCCCTTCTTCATGGCCGACCGGTACGCCACCCTCTCCGGCGCCCTGATCGCGTCGATGATCGTCATCCCGCTGCAGACCGTCATCCCCGAGGAACTCGCGTTCCGCGGCGTGCTGCACGGCACCCTCGACCGCGTGTACGGCGCCCGCGGTGTCTTCGCGGCGGGATCGCTGATGTTCGGTCTCTGGCACATCGCGTCCTCGCTCGGACTGACGTCGGGAAACAAGGGACTGTCGAGCTTTCTCGGCGGCGGCGTTCTCGGGCAGGTCCTCGGCATCCTCGCGGCGGTGGTCGCCACCGCGGCCGCGGGCATCGTGTTCACCTGGCTCCGCCGCCGCAGCGGCAGTCTGATCGCGCCCATCGCGCTGCACTGGTCGTTGAACGGCGCGGGGGCGCTCGCCGCCGCCGTCGTGTGGCACACGACCATGGCCTGA
- a CDS encoding amidohydrolase, giving the protein MGTNDGKPADLVLFGDVVTMNDAAPRARAVAVRDGRIAAVGNDGAVFPLIGPETIAVDVHRACILPGFIEAHGHPLNSAVLLGEPVVDIRPVTIADAGEVVDAVRRAVDEHPDGAVLNGWDPLLQKGLPEPSREWLNSVAPDTSLVILHNTGHVAYFNDVAARDAGLNKKTPDPEGGSFGRDESGELNGSAFEAPAVMAVAASILEGASTRLPELLAAECARMNAAGITTASEMAFDPRFRSALTAIARSGALTTRLRLYEMSNPERSTDVSPGVGDDLLRQVGIKIWSDGSPWVGNAATSFPYLDTDVTRSLGLAGSRGKANYTADEILEISKPYFENGWQISCHANGDAAVTLALDAWERMLADSPRDDHRLRLEHVGAMTPEQFRRATELGVTCSLFVDHLYYWGDVLVDDLFGERGARWAAAASAIAAGQRISFHNDGPVTPTNPLRNIADAVTRRTRSGRVLAPEERISVPDALRAETINSAWHLRSEDAIGAIVPGLHADLVVLSANPLLVDPDDIADLEVLATILEGRTVFGKLE; this is encoded by the coding sequence ATGGGCACGAACGACGGAAAACCTGCCGATCTGGTGCTGTTCGGTGACGTGGTCACCATGAACGACGCCGCGCCACGCGCTCGGGCGGTCGCGGTGCGGGACGGGCGGATCGCCGCAGTCGGCAACGACGGCGCGGTGTTTCCGCTGATCGGACCGGAAACGATCGCGGTCGACGTGCACCGCGCCTGCATCCTCCCCGGGTTCATCGAGGCGCACGGTCACCCGCTGAACTCGGCGGTGCTGCTCGGCGAACCGGTGGTGGACATCAGGCCGGTCACCATCGCCGACGCCGGTGAGGTGGTCGATGCCGTCCGCCGCGCCGTCGACGAGCACCCCGACGGCGCCGTGCTCAACGGCTGGGACCCTCTGCTCCAGAAGGGGCTGCCGGAACCGTCCCGGGAATGGCTCAATTCCGTCGCCCCCGACACCTCCCTGGTGATCCTGCACAACACCGGTCATGTGGCGTATTTCAACGACGTCGCCGCCCGGGACGCCGGATTGAACAAGAAGACGCCGGACCCGGAAGGCGGCAGCTTCGGCCGCGACGAGTCGGGCGAACTGAACGGTTCGGCGTTCGAGGCGCCCGCGGTGATGGCGGTGGCCGCCTCGATTCTCGAGGGTGCGTCCACCCGGCTACCGGAACTCCTCGCCGCGGAATGCGCGCGGATGAACGCGGCAGGCATCACCACCGCCAGCGAGATGGCGTTCGACCCACGCTTCCGGAGCGCGCTGACGGCGATCGCCCGGTCCGGTGCGCTCACCACCCGGTTGCGGCTGTACGAGATGTCGAACCCGGAGCGCTCCACGGACGTGTCACCCGGAGTGGGCGACGACCTGCTGCGCCAGGTGGGTATCAAGATCTGGTCGGACGGCTCGCCGTGGGTTGGCAACGCGGCCACGAGTTTCCCGTACCTCGACACGGACGTCACGCGATCGCTCGGCCTCGCCGGATCCCGCGGCAAGGCCAACTACACCGCGGACGAGATTCTCGAGATCAGCAAGCCGTACTTCGAGAACGGCTGGCAGATCTCCTGTCACGCCAACGGTGACGCGGCGGTCACCCTGGCCCTCGACGCGTGGGAGCGGATGCTCGCCGACTCGCCGCGTGACGATCACCGGCTGCGGCTCGAGCACGTGGGGGCGATGACCCCGGAGCAGTTCCGCCGTGCGACCGAACTCGGCGTCACGTGCAGCCTTTTCGTCGACCACCTCTACTACTGGGGCGACGTTCTCGTCGACGACCTGTTCGGCGAACGCGGAGCACGTTGGGCCGCTGCAGCTTCCGCGATCGCAGCGGGCCAGCGGATCTCGTTCCACAATGACGGCCCGGTCACCCCGACCAATCCGCTGCGCAATATCGCCGACGCCGTCACCCGCCGCACCCGGTCGGGACGGGTGCTCGCCCCCGAGGAGCGGATCTCCGTCCCGGACGCCCTGCGCGCGGAGACGATCAACTCGGCGTGGCACCTCCGGAGCGAGGACGCCATCGGGGCGATCGTTCCCGGGCTGCACGCCGATCTCGTCGTGCTGTCGGCCAACCCGCTTCTGGTGGATCCCGACGACATCGCGGACCTCGAGGTGCTCGCCACGATCCTGGAGGGTCGAACGGTCTTCGGAAAGCTGGAGTGA
- a CDS encoding L,D-transpeptidase family protein: MLTLRVGRLWLPGLMVILIGLVLAPGASAAPDRAVFSGVSDQVITVYAPSAGSVSAELTAWERGSDGTWQVFAGPVPADVGAEGIGAANEFSTRTPAGVFPLSQAFGRQPAPQTAMPYFQSDRHDWWDSNPLSPTYNTHVRQGASPGGNSENLYSAGPLYDYALAIGYNAARIPGLGSAMFLHVTDGTTTEGCVATDRDTLTTLLGRLDPAKNPVIEIAVGA; the protein is encoded by the coding sequence ATGCTGACGTTGCGCGTGGGTCGACTGTGGTTGCCGGGGCTGATGGTGATTCTGATCGGTCTGGTGCTCGCACCCGGCGCCTCCGCGGCCCCCGATCGGGCGGTCTTCTCCGGGGTCTCGGACCAGGTGATCACCGTCTACGCGCCGTCGGCAGGGTCGGTGAGCGCCGAACTGACCGCCTGGGAACGGGGTTCGGACGGCACGTGGCAGGTGTTCGCAGGTCCCGTGCCCGCCGACGTCGGCGCGGAAGGTATCGGTGCGGCGAACGAATTCTCCACCCGCACCCCGGCCGGTGTCTTCCCGCTGTCGCAGGCGTTCGGCCGGCAGCCCGCACCGCAGACGGCGATGCCGTACTTCCAGTCGGATCGGCATGACTGGTGGGATTCGAATCCGCTCTCGCCCACGTACAACACGCACGTCCGGCAGGGCGCGAGCCCCGGCGGTAACAGTGAGAACCTCTACTCGGCCGGACCGCTGTACGACTACGCGCTCGCGATCGGCTACAACGCCGCCCGCATCCCCGGCCTCGGTTCGGCGATGTTCCTGCACGTCACGGACGGCACCACCACGGAAGGGTGCGTCGCCACCGACCGCGACACGCTGACAACCCTCCTCGGCCGACTCGACCCGGCGAAGAATCCGGTGATCGAGATCGCCGTAGGCGCCTAG
- a CDS encoding esterase/lipase family protein, with amino-acid sequence MTDPQIRRRSEVRALARLALDEIGAAAGGIGSIHRAVSDRVFAGIRLGVGTHALPAKALHDEISDAVYALVAGTARLGGSVAGQFLDVPSAENVPPSQTRGGARAIAAIQGLIGDVLESEGSVLAEPLAIRVDGVALTADASTLADAFPHARGRIVVFLHGLVETEDAWSLGRRPTYGERLETDLGYTALQLRYNSGRHISDNGRSLSDLLDAVTEHWPVEVESIALVGHSMGGLVARSACRIAFLDDRPWVRRVRQVVSLGSPHLGAPLEQAVHYASAGLAALPETRAISGLLRRRSAGIRDLNQGSLVDEDWRGRDPDALRAAAVSEVPLLDDVTYCFVSATITRSPRHPLGRLFGDGMVLVPSASGRNRTRMIGFRDEDGMHLAPANHFTMLNHESVYEKLLEWLGAAPEAG; translated from the coding sequence GTGACCGACCCGCAGATCAGACGCCGCTCCGAGGTGCGGGCACTCGCCCGGCTGGCTCTCGACGAAATCGGGGCCGCCGCCGGCGGCATCGGCAGCATCCACCGCGCCGTCTCGGACCGCGTCTTCGCCGGAATTCGGCTCGGCGTCGGCACCCACGCCCTCCCCGCCAAGGCGCTCCACGACGAGATCTCCGACGCCGTGTACGCCCTCGTCGCCGGCACCGCGCGTCTCGGCGGTTCCGTGGCGGGACAGTTCCTCGACGTCCCGTCGGCGGAGAACGTCCCGCCGTCCCAGACCCGCGGCGGAGCCCGGGCCATCGCCGCGATCCAGGGACTGATCGGCGACGTACTGGAATCGGAGGGGTCCGTGCTCGCCGAACCCCTGGCGATACGGGTGGACGGCGTCGCGCTCACGGCGGACGCGTCCACGCTCGCCGACGCGTTCCCCCACGCCCGTGGCCGCATCGTCGTCTTCCTGCACGGACTCGTCGAGACCGAGGACGCGTGGTCGCTGGGCCGCCGCCCGACCTACGGTGAACGGCTCGAAACGGACCTGGGATACACGGCGCTGCAGCTTCGGTACAACTCCGGCCGGCACATCTCCGACAACGGCAGGAGCCTGTCCGACCTTCTGGACGCGGTCACCGAGCACTGGCCGGTCGAGGTCGAGTCGATCGCACTCGTCGGGCATTCGATGGGCGGCCTCGTCGCCCGCAGCGCCTGCCGGATCGCCTTCCTCGACGACCGCCCGTGGGTGCGGCGGGTGCGACAGGTCGTGAGCCTCGGCTCACCGCACCTCGGCGCCCCGTTGGAGCAGGCCGTCCACTATGCGAGCGCCGGCCTGGCCGCACTGCCCGAGACGCGGGCGATCTCCGGACTCCTGCGCCGCAGGAGCGCCGGTATCCGGGATCTGAATCAGGGTTCGCTCGTCGACGAGGACTGGCGCGGTCGCGATCCGGACGCCCTCCGTGCCGCGGCCGTCAGCGAGGTCCCCCTCCTCGACGACGTGACGTACTGCTTCGTCTCCGCGACCATCACGCGCAGTCCGAGGCATCCGCTCGGCCGCCTGTTCGGCGACGGCATGGTGCTCGTGCCGTCCGCGTCCGGCCGGAACCGGACGCGGATGATCGGCTTCCGCGACGAGGACGGCATGCACCTCGCACCCGCGAACCATTTCACGATGCTCAACCACGAGTCGGTGTACGAGAAGCTGCTCGAGTGGCTGGGCGCCGCACCGGAGGCCGGCTGA
- a CDS encoding OmpA family protein gives MRKTIVTGIAIAALALLGVTGCSDDSNEAPIATTTTSSPSDRMEGAISSVQATASSAVNTAREATQNAINSAIAAVPIGFESGTAELNAISDVTVKAVAAAMKAGDAKIEIEAYASNSDEAAAELLADQRAQAVANALEAQGVDKSRISTEGTANPPEGVNVDQVEITVEDS, from the coding sequence ATGCGCAAGACCATCGTCACCGGCATCGCGATCGCGGCCCTCGCGCTGCTCGGCGTGACCGGCTGTTCCGACGACTCGAACGAGGCTCCGATCGCGACCACGACGACGTCCTCCCCGTCCGATCGGATGGAAGGCGCGATCAGCAGTGTGCAGGCCACGGCGTCGTCCGCCGTGAACACCGCGCGCGAGGCCACCCAGAACGCGATCAACTCGGCCATCGCGGCGGTCCCGATCGGATTCGAATCGGGAACCGCCGAACTCAACGCCATCTCCGACGTGACCGTCAAGGCGGTGGCCGCCGCGATGAAGGCGGGCGACGCCAAGATCGAGATCGAGGCGTACGCGAGCAACTCGGACGAGGCGGCCGCCGAACTCCTCGCCGACCAGCGCGCCCAGGCCGTCGCGAACGCCCTCGAGGCGCAGGGGGTCGACAAGAGTCGCATCTCGACCGAGGGCACGGCGAACCCGCCCGAAGGCGTGAACGTCGATCAGGTGGAGATCACCGTCGAGGACAGCTGA
- a CDS encoding NADH:flavin oxidoreductase: protein MTETPLPVDGLFEPFAVKSLQLRNRFAMAPMTRAFSPDGIPGEDVAAYYRRRAAGGVGLVITEGTYIPDPAAGSHTRVPLLYGQDSLAGWKSVVDAVHEEGGQIIPQLWHLGVERGPQPRMNPEVTTASPSGIALDGTLLGREFTGSDLDALREAWVAAAVNARDVGFDGIELHGAHGYLLDQFLWDRTNVRSDGYGGSLEARTRFPVEVVAAIREAVGDDFAIVYRFSQWKSNHYDSRIAQTPGELAAVLTPLVAAGVDVLHPSTRRHWEPAFAELSGEDGELGLAGWTKRLTGLPTITVGSVGLDDVFTTAFTSDGASNTAGVDRLLRQYENGEFDLVAVGRALLSDPEWVLKLRDGRTAEHIPYSNEHRAVLH from the coding sequence ATGACCGAAACACCCCTGCCCGTGGACGGCCTCTTCGAGCCGTTCGCCGTCAAATCCCTCCAGCTTCGGAATCGCTTCGCGATGGCACCCATGACCAGGGCTTTCTCCCCCGACGGCATTCCCGGGGAGGACGTCGCGGCGTATTACCGCCGGCGCGCGGCGGGCGGCGTCGGTCTCGTCATCACCGAGGGGACGTACATTCCGGACCCGGCCGCCGGATCGCACACCCGGGTGCCGCTCCTCTACGGACAGGACAGCCTCGCGGGCTGGAAGTCGGTGGTGGACGCGGTCCACGAGGAGGGCGGACAGATCATTCCGCAGCTGTGGCATCTGGGCGTCGAACGCGGCCCGCAGCCCCGTATGAACCCCGAGGTGACGACCGCCAGCCCGTCCGGGATCGCGCTGGACGGGACCCTGCTGGGACGCGAATTCACCGGTTCCGATCTCGACGCGCTGCGCGAGGCCTGGGTGGCGGCCGCCGTCAACGCACGTGACGTGGGTTTCGACGGCATCGAACTGCACGGCGCCCACGGCTATCTGCTCGACCAGTTCCTGTGGGACCGCACCAACGTCCGCTCCGACGGTTACGGCGGATCCCTCGAGGCCCGCACCCGGTTCCCGGTCGAGGTGGTCGCAGCGATCCGCGAAGCCGTCGGTGACGACTTCGCGATCGTCTACCGCTTCTCCCAGTGGAAGTCGAACCACTACGACTCGCGCATCGCGCAGACCCCCGGCGAACTCGCGGCCGTGCTCACACCCCTCGTCGCCGCCGGTGTCGACGTGCTGCACCCGTCCACCCGCAGGCACTGGGAACCGGCCTTCGCCGAACTGTCCGGTGAGGACGGAGAACTCGGCCTGGCCGGATGGACCAAGCGGCTGACCGGACTGCCCACGATCACGGTCGGTTCGGTGGGTCTCGACGACGTGTTCACGACGGCCTTCACGTCGGACGGCGCCTCGAACACCGCCGGGGTCGACCGCCTGCTCCGGCAGTACGAGAACGGCGAGTTCGATCTCGTAGCCGTCGGCCGCGCCCTGCTGTCCGATCCAGAGTGGGTGCTCAAACTCCGCGACGGCAGGACCGCCGAGCACATCCCGTACAGCAACGAGCACCGGGCGGTCCTGCACTGA
- a CDS encoding fumarate hydratase, which yields MADFLYEDLLPIGEDPTEYRLLTTEGVSTVEGPGGRTFLSVEPEALRLLTETALHDISHYLRSDHLTQLASILDDPEASGNDKFVALDLLKNANISAAGVLPMCQDTGTAIVMGKRGQHVLTPGDDEKAVARGVYDAYTRLNLRYSQNAPITMWDEKNTGSNLPAQIELYADTATGHENTYKFLYMAKGGGSANKSYLFQETKAILNPDGMMRFLEEKIRALGTAACPPYHLAIVVGGTSAEFALKTAKYASAHYLDELPNEGAITGRGFRDLELEEKVLELTRQIGIGAQFGGKYFCHDVRVIRLPRHGASLPVALAVSCSADRQAKAKITPEGVFLEQLEFNPGRFLPEVTDAQLDAETDGISGTGKGAAVKIDLTKPMPEILAELSKHPVKTRLSLTGPLVVARDIAHAKIKERLDAGEEMPQYLKDHPVYYAGPAKTPDGMASGSFGPTTAGRMDSYVEQFQAAGGSMVMLAKGNRSKQVTDACKSYGGFYLGSIGGPAARLALDCIKKVEIVEYEELGMEAVWKIEVEDFPAFIVVDDKGEDFFAGVSTPTLTIGKRPGL from the coding sequence ATGGCCGACTTCCTCTACGAGGACTTGCTGCCGATCGGTGAGGACCCCACCGAATATCGGCTGCTGACCACCGAGGGGGTGTCGACTGTCGAAGGACCCGGCGGCCGCACCTTCCTGTCCGTCGAGCCCGAGGCGCTGCGCCTGCTCACCGAGACCGCCCTCCACGACATCTCGCACTACCTGCGCAGCGATCACCTGACGCAGCTCGCGAGCATCCTCGACGATCCCGAGGCGTCGGGCAACGACAAGTTCGTGGCGCTCGACCTGCTCAAGAACGCCAACATCTCCGCCGCAGGCGTCCTGCCGATGTGCCAGGACACCGGCACCGCGATCGTCATGGGCAAGCGCGGCCAGCACGTGCTCACCCCCGGCGACGACGAGAAGGCCGTCGCGCGCGGCGTCTACGACGCCTACACGCGGCTCAACCTGCGGTACTCGCAGAACGCGCCGATCACGATGTGGGACGAGAAGAACACCGGCAGCAACCTCCCCGCCCAGATCGAGCTCTATGCCGATACGGCGACCGGTCACGAGAACACGTACAAGTTCCTGTACATGGCCAAGGGCGGCGGCAGCGCCAACAAGTCCTACCTGTTCCAGGAGACCAAGGCGATCCTCAACCCGGACGGCATGATGCGGTTCCTCGAGGAGAAGATCCGCGCCCTCGGCACCGCGGCCTGCCCGCCGTACCACCTCGCGATCGTCGTCGGCGGCACGTCCGCGGAGTTCGCGCTGAAGACGGCCAAGTACGCGTCCGCGCACTACCTCGACGAACTCCCCAACGAGGGCGCGATCACCGGTCGCGGCTTCCGCGACCTGGAACTCGAGGAGAAGGTGCTCGAGCTGACCCGTCAGATCGGCATCGGCGCACAGTTCGGCGGCAAGTACTTCTGCCACGACGTCCGCGTCATCCGGCTCCCCCGCCACGGCGCTTCCCTGCCCGTCGCGCTCGCCGTGTCGTGCTCCGCGGACCGCCAGGCCAAGGCGAAGATCACCCCCGAAGGTGTCTTCCTCGAGCAGCTGGAGTTCAACCCGGGCCGGTTCCTCCCCGAGGTCACCGACGCCCAGCTCGACGCCGAGACCGACGGCATCTCCGGCACCGGCAAGGGCGCCGCCGTCAAGATCGACCTCACCAAGCCGATGCCCGAGATCCTCGCCGAGCTGTCCAAGCACCCGGTGAAGACGCGGCTGTCGCTGACCGGCCCGCTCGTCGTCGCCCGCGACATCGCCCACGCCAAGATCAAGGAACGGCTCGACGCCGGCGAGGAGATGCCGCAGTACCTCAAGGACCACCCGGTGTACTACGCCGGTCCGGCCAAGACCCCCGACGGCATGGCGTCCGGTTCCTTCGGCCCCACCACCGCCGGTCGGATGGACTCCTACGTCGAGCAGTTCCAGGCCGCGGGCGGCTCCATGGTGATGCTCGCGAAGGGCAACCGGTCCAAGCAGGTCACCGACGCCTGCAAGTCCTACGGCGGCTTCTACCTGGGGTCCATCGGCGGTCCCGCGGCGCGTCTCGCCCTCGACTGCATCAAGAAGGTCGAGATCGTCGAGTACGAAGAACTCGGCATGGAAGCGGTCTGGAAGATCGAGGTCGAGGACTTCCCCGCCTTCATCGTCGTCGACGACAAGGGCGAGGACTTCTTCGCAGGCGTCTCCACCCCCACCCTCACCATCGGCAAGCGCCCCGGCTTGTAG
- a CDS encoding methyltransferase domain-containing protein, with protein MDGDETVYTHGHDESVLRNHRWRTAENSAGYLLPHLRTGVTLLDVGCGPGTITADLAELVAPGVVTAVEMNDEALSLARNEFTERGIVNVETVVSDVHALDFPDDSFDVVYAHQVLQHVGDPVQALREMKRVCRPGGIVAARDADYGTFTWFPPTPELDEWLTLYKAVARANGGEPDAGRRLRAWAHEAGLGDVANTASTWCFSSDEDREWWGGSWADRSLRSAFADRALALGLATEADLDRIAAGWRAWVREGDGWFALLHSEILCRV; from the coding sequence ATGGACGGCGACGAGACGGTCTACACCCACGGCCACGACGAGTCGGTGCTGCGGAACCATCGGTGGCGCACCGCCGAGAACTCCGCCGGCTACCTGCTTCCGCACCTTCGCACCGGCGTGACGCTGCTCGACGTCGGATGCGGGCCGGGAACCATCACCGCCGACCTCGCGGAACTCGTCGCGCCCGGAGTCGTCACCGCCGTCGAGATGAACGACGAGGCGCTGTCGCTCGCGCGGAACGAGTTCACCGAGCGGGGCATCGTGAACGTCGAGACCGTCGTGTCGGACGTCCACGCACTCGACTTCCCCGACGACAGCTTCGACGTCGTATACGCACATCAGGTCCTGCAGCACGTCGGCGATCCGGTGCAGGCACTGCGCGAGATGAAGCGGGTGTGCCGACCCGGCGGAATCGTTGCCGCCCGCGACGCGGACTATGGCACCTTCACGTGGTTTCCGCCGACACCGGAACTCGACGAGTGGCTGACGCTCTACAAGGCCGTCGCGCGGGCGAACGGCGGTGAACCCGACGCCGGCCGTCGCCTGCGGGCGTGGGCGCACGAGGCCGGACTCGGCGACGTCGCGAACACGGCGAGCACGTGGTGTTTCTCCTCCGACGAGGATCGCGAGTGGTGGGGAGGGTCGTGGGCCGACCGCTCCCTGCGGTCGGCGTTCGCGGACCGGGCACTCGCGCTGGGGCTCGCCACCGAGGCGGACCTCGACCGCATCGCGGCCGGCTGGCGTGCGTGGGTGCGCGAGGGCGACGGCTGGTTCGCGCTCCTGCACAGCGAGATCCTCTGCCGGGTGTAG